In a single window of the Metopolophium dirhodum isolate CAU chromosome 2, ASM1992520v1, whole genome shotgun sequence genome:
- the LOC132938842 gene encoding uncharacterized protein LOC132938842, which produces MILTSNRYSLVLMASCDADGIFTTIDIGQAGRNSDVGVFRACRLGRWLDINGLDIPTGIKLPHDQGDIQMLPYYFVADEAFPLKTYLMRPYPIRVLDNKKRIFNYRLSRGRKTIECAFGMMASKFKVLSTPILCVNEETISSIIRCMCVLHNFIRIREGRAYQPQYHKETEMNMNIGMNLELENENNNLPTRNSASGLRNYLSNYFIQPQSALPWQWNYCTS; this is translated from the exons atgaTATTGACGA gtaatcGTTACTCTCTGGTACTTATGGCGAGTTGTGATGCAGATGGTATATTTACAACAATTGATATTGGTCAGGCAGGGAGAAATAGTGACGTTGGAGTTTTTAGAGCTTGTCGTTTAGGCCGATGGTTAGATATAAATGGTCTTGATATACCAACAGGCATCAAATTACCTCACGACCAAGGGGATATACAAATGTTACCATACTATTTTGTCGCGGATGAAGCATTTCCTCTTAAGACCTATTTGATGAGGCCTTATCCAATAAGAGTACTTGATAACAAAaagagaatttttaattatagattaAGTAGAGGAAGAAAAACAATCGAATGTGCTTTTGGGATGATGGCTAGTAAATTTAAGGTACTAAGTACACCAATTTTATGCGTAAATGAAGAAACAATAAGCAGTATTATACGATGTATGtgtgtattacataattttattcggATTAGAGAAGGTAGAGCTTATCAACCGCAGTACCATAAGGAAACTGAAATGAATATGAATATTGGAATGAATTTGGAATTAGAAAATGAAAACAACAATTTACCAACCAGAAATTCGGCATCCGGACTTAGAAATTATCTGTCTAACTACTTCATACAACCACAATCTGCATTACCTTGGCAATGGAATTATTGTacatcgtaa